GTCTGCCGCTTCCTTTGTCGGCTTCTGCAGAATTGACCAGAGTGCCTGCCGGTCCGCGGCCTTAAGACGGCCCATCGCAATAGCGATCGGGTATGTAATCTTACCGTCCTTAATGTCTTCCGCTTCCTCTTTCAGATCTCCTTCAAAGCCGCGGATGTTTAGCGCATCGTCAACGATCTGGAATGCGAGACCCAGCGTGAGGCCGAACCTCTCCATAGCCTCCGACAAAACCGTAGGTGTCTCACAGAGCACACACGCCATGGAGCAGAGTGCTCCTACTGCAGCACCCGTTTTGTATGTGTGAATCGCATCGAGCGCATCGACCAGCGTGCTCGTATCGCCGGTCTCTACGACTTTAGGCATCAGGTAGTCGAGGCGGTAGATATCCAAGCCTTGACCCGCGTGCCCAGCGAGCAGCACGTCGAAGTAAAGCTTGTAGATACGGCTAGCCTTCTCCGGTGGGAGGTCCTGGATGCGGGCGGCACGCGGCCCCATAAAGTAGCAAGCACTGCCAGCGTTGATGGCAGTCGCAACGCCGTACTCCACGTGCACACAtttgccgccgcggcgcaccacGGAGTTGTCCTGAATGTCATCGATGATCAGAGACCccacgtgcagcagctcggctACCGCAATGTAGCGGCTGCAGTCGAAGTACTGACGAGACAACGCATTGCAGCAGCTCACAAAGATCAGGCTACGCCACGACTTGCCGCCACGGTCGATGATGGAGCGCACAGGTCGGAACAGAGTTTCACAGATCTTGTCCGCAGGCGCCCCTCGATTCACCGCATAGCGTCCCAGTACATTCTCAGAGACCCAAGAATCGGACGCGGTCAGCGGATAAATCTCCTCGAGCGCATCATGCACATACGACCCAACGCACTTCAGCAGCTCCAACGTGTTGCTATACGGTGCGACACTCCTCTTGTACTCCAAGAAGCCGCGCAGCGTCACGGCGTCTccgccgcacacgccacTGCCCTCCACGACACCCTCGTAGAATCCCGCACCGCCAACCAGAACCGTGCCGATCTCCTGCGCAGCAAAGGCCGTGTGAATCGTCACGTCCAGTCCCATCGACGCCGAGCATAGGCGAAGCTCAGACGGATACTGCATGAACGTAACAAGGCTTGACCACGTCTTATTCGTCTCTATGATCACATCGTCGTGGAAATGGCAACTACCATCCGCTCGCGTCTCCACGAGACACTTCTCTTTCGCCTCGGATTCAGTGTCACCTGAGACGAGGAAAATGCTCAATTGCGACATGTTCGAGGCATGAAGAGACAGCCACGACCAATTGTACTTGGACTCGCGGCCGACCTCACAGTTAGACCCCTCCAGCTCACGGTCATACCACCCCAAGCCCGTCACCTCGCGCTTCACACCCTTTAACACAACATACCCCGTCACGCTCATCGACGGGAAATAGTAGTAGTACATGCCGTTCACAAGTCCGTCCTTTCCATGGAGCACTGGCTCCTGCTGCGTCTCCAAGCACACCTCCACATAAACCTCATCCGCCGCGTTCGTCATTGAGAAAGTATAGC
This genomic stretch from Leishmania mexicana MHOM/GT/2001/U1103 complete genome, chromosome 19 harbors:
- a CDS encoding putative polyprenyl synthase, which encodes MSDYWPQHFPPRGIVPDAEVYDQFISASTLQWWYANAHLTVKGEDKSSLAFFASFFRQAGDNCPTATTKYYDACVWALIDLENKKYYADSALDPESIEQLKLRLDPAVIGRNLEHVELALLELLNKGGLPRPDRLLKEKAVYTQQPFSITLDDSCMMRVAQEGPARRYTFSMTNAADEVYVEVCLETQQEPVLHGKDGLVNGMYYYYFPSMSVTGYVVLKGVKREVTGLGWYDRELEGSNCEVGRESKYNWSWLSLHASNMSQLSIFLVSGDTESEAKEKCLVETRADGSCHFHDDVIIETNKTWSSLVTFMQYPSELRLCSASMGLDVTIHTAFAAQEIGTVLVGGAGFYEGVVEGSGVCGGDAVTLRGFLEYKRSVAPYSNTLELLKCVGSYVHDALEEIYPLTASDSWVSENVLGRYAVNRGAPADKICETLFRPVRSIIDRGGKSWRSLIFVSCCNALSRQYFDCSRYIAVAELLHVGSLIIDDIQDNSVVRRGGKCVHVEYGVATAINAGSACYFMGPRAARIQDLPPEKASRIYKLYFDVLLAGHAGQGLDIYRLDYLMPKVVETGDTSTLVDALDAIHTYKTGAAVGALCSMACVLCETPTVLSEAMERFGLTLGLAFQIVDDALNIRGFEGDLKEEAEDIKDGKITYPIAIAMGRLKAADRQALWSILQKPTKEAADIHQAVELITKVDATSECFLIARHQLQEMWNFLDPLLEDSFPKLLMRTFCSFLVERTY